AATCAAGCCAATATCGTACTGTTGACTCATTCCAATGCTCTCCGCATCCACCTGGGGTGGCCTGCCAACGGTCTGCGACCACGAATTTCCATCAATGTAGGAATTCCGAGCGTACTCGCCAGCAGGTCAAGCGAATTCTTCTCGTGCCCAATTGGGTCGTTGGGTTCCGAATCTCGGAGTTGAGCGAACGCTTGCAACGCCCGTTCAACTTCGACAATCGCCGCCATGTTCAGCAAACCGCTTCCCGAGTTGACCCGCAACGACTCACGGAGTCGCGTTGCGGAGCGAGCGGGCGGGGATGAATGTTTCTGCGTGAGATTGATCGGCATGCCGCGTTCAGCGTCCACTTCGTTCGCTGATGGCACGAGCGACAAGTGAGGATCTTGCAGCGAGTCGAACTTGGTGAGCGGGGTCATCAATCAACTTGAGCAAGATCGGATCCAGTGTCACAAATCCATCGCGAGCCGATGCGCTGAGTGCCACCAAGCTACGAATGGCGCTCGCGCGGGATTCGGGATCGTATTTGCCGAAAATAATGTGCTCAAGAACCGATCGCGCCTGGCTGAGGTCGGCACCCAGACGCGGCAAAAACGAAAGGTAACCCGTGATCTTTTGATCGCTGATCCGGCTGATGAGTGGCTGGATGACTTGCTTAGCCTCCTCGACGATTTCGGAAGGATGGCACGATGTCGAACTGGAAGATCGCCCGAATTCCCGTTGGAAAGATGGCATCTCAGCTCCATGCCTTTGGACAATCTCACCGAGAGTCGCGAGAAACCAAAAGCCGTGAACCGGATTCGCGCAACGCAGGAATCCATCCACCAGTAATTTGATTTGCGATTTGTTCCACATTGCGATGCACGCCAAAGCAATACTCAGCTCTACCGTCCAATCGCAGTCCTGTGTCAGCAATTGAAGCAGTGAAGGGAATGCTTCTTCAGCAACCTCACCGAAATGGCTCAGTGTTATCGCAGTTCGTGCACATTGATGATGATCCGATTCGCGAAGGTCCAGAACCAGTTCAGAAACCAACTTCTTGCCGGATTCGTTTGGATTCACGCCGAATTGTTGGAATGCATTCCATGCTTCTGCGCGGACGCACCGATCGGGATCCTCCATCCGATCAGACAAAGTCGGAATCACGTCGGCATCAGCAACGCGACTCCGTCCAAGTCCGAAGCAGGATTGAGCACGGATCCACGCATCTGGGTCTCGGGTCATTCGGATCAGACTTGGAGTGACAGATCGCGATTGTTCTCCAATGGCTCCGAGTGCCCGTGCCGCATTGAGCCGCAACCAAACATTCCGGGTGCTTATCAGCGGCTCGATGGCACTCGCCGAGACGTCACCGAGAGTCACCAGACCCCGCATTGCAACACGCGTGATCGGGAAAGTCAGTGTCTGCCACCGAAGATAAGACGATGGCTTTTTCGCAAGAATCCGAATCAACCACGGCATGGCGGTACTCGCCGACTCGTTGACAGTGCCGATTTTTTCAAAGGATTCTTCGAGGACACCCCAGTATGGCCAGTCGAATTCTGGAATCGTCTCAAATTCTCTTGAAAACGTATGGATCGCGTCTGTGGGATTGGCAAATGGGATCGTTCTCAAAACGAATGCGGCCCACTCGCGCAATCCAGGATCGTTCCCCTTGAGGGCAGCGATTACTTGCTGCAACGCTGTGGAAGTTAACTGAATTGTCATCTGGTACAGTCTTTCGCTGTTGATGCAATTGTTGCTCGGTTTCCGAACGGTTCCATGACGGTTGTGATGAACTGGGGGGAATCACCTGATCGTCGCAGCGTCACGTTCCCGAAGGCGATTGTCGCGTTTGGTGCCCCGACTGCGAGCGCTCGCCAGACCGATTAGCGAGTCAAATTCTCGGTTTGGTTGTCAAGCCGGCGGATTTGTGCCCAGTCGTATGGTTGAATTGGCGAAGCATCCAAGTCGAACAGCTTCACGATAACGCTGGTGCGGCCTTCGCAGAGGCGATGCACTTCTGCTTTCTTCCCCTGAAAGGGATCCGTTAAGATCTCCACTCGGTCTCCAACGTGGAACGGAGCACCATGGAAGAGACGCATGAACAGATGCCATGCGATCGACACGAAACCATCGGAAAACACCACACCCATTCCTGCTCCGATCAGTGTGCTCTCGGTCCAATTCCGACCCGTTTCTTGAAGCCAGAACGCGATGGTCGCGGCGGCAGTCAATGCCATGAGGAAAAACGCGATGAGCCAGCTCACAATGCACCCCCTCGCGACTGGAGAAAGTGGACAAGATCAGAAGCAGTAGCGATCGCTGAAAGTTCCCACCCGACGTGACCGAACCAACGAAGCCGCCTGCCGAGATCTGAACTCCCCCAGTCGCGTCACGCTTCTCGGCCAGGGGTATCTGGTTGGGGTGGTCGTCACTGTCGCTCCGACTGTCGTCAGTCACAAGATGCGTCTTGCCGATGCGGATGCCTTGTCGGACGTTTCATTGTGATGACAACTTGCGTCTGGATTGTCAGGAGCCTCGAATACGATCAACGTGTTGTCGTCTGGATCACGAAGAACGACCAATTGCATCGGCCAACTCGGGCTGTTGCAAATCAGATCGACCATGCTTACCCACTGGCTCCATTCGTTGATGTGCTCAAAAATGCTATTGCATAATAATGCTGCGGATTGGGGGCTTACGGGAGGATCACTTTGAATGAGGGTGAAATTGGATTTCCCTCCGACAGCGTAGCTCACCGACCTTCCTTCGCGATATTGTGGTTGCTCACCGAGAACGATTCCGTAGAAGGCAACCGATCGATCGAGATCGGTCACAAAGAACACAATGGGATCTACGATTCGAAGCATCATCTCACCAGATTGGTTGTTTGGGACGCTTGCACTCGCATGATTGCCCGTTCGGCAGATTCGGTTCGACATCCTCGCCGGTGTTTCTTCCCTGGATTTGCTGGAATGCGTTGCGAATATTCTCGATTGTTTGACGATGTTAGTCTGATCGTCTGGTAGACGATCGAGCCGCTTGACCGTCAGTGGCACGCACGCTGGGGCCGTGTCGTGGGGCTGGACAATCGCGTCGTTCCAACGGTTCCAGGGGCAGCGAGCGGGGGTTGCGAGTTGGATTCGATGTTGTGGCACGACGCATGGCAATCCCTCTCAAGATGCCGTTCTCGAGGTGAACCTTGCGGTATCGAAGATAATCGGTCGCTGGGCGTATCGTCAAGAACCACGTGCGAGAATCCTCGGGACGATTGAGTTGTATCGATTGTGCGGAATGGGTGGCGTGGGCGGGAATCGTGCCCGTCGAAACGGTGAGTTCGCGGCGAAGCGATTCTGACTGGCAATCCGATAACTCCGGCAGATCCCGAGATTCCGAACGATTCGGAACATCATCTCCCAGGAAAGGATGCCAGCCATGTGGCGTGGAATGTGGCGGACGTGGGGCGGCCGAGCGGTCGCCGTTGGTACATGGCTGGGCGCGGGCCTGGCCACGAGCTTCGCGCAAGCGCCGATGCCGACTCCTTCGGTCATCATTGATGCGAATTCGTTCCTGACAAATTCGGATGCCCCGCGATTTCTTCCCCCGTCAACGGGCACCGTCCCGGCCACACCGACCAGCAATGCGCTGGAACCGCAAGCCCCCGTGGCACCGGCGGCTCCGGTTGCTCCAGCAGCTCCGGCGGTTCCGGCCAAGCCTGCGGATGCGGCACCGGCCAAGCCTGCGGATAGCAAGCCGGTGGATCTCAGCCCGCTGACCGCCAAGCCGACGGTTGCGGAGAGTGTGCTGGGTTGCGGCGATGCCTGTGCCCCCGCGTGTGTGATTCCCTGCGAAGAACCGCCTTGCGGTCCGCCGGGTGAAATCTGGTTCGGTGCGGAATACATCGGCTGGGTGGTGCAAGGTTCGAGCACGCCGCCGCTGGTGTCGTTCAGCCCAACGGGCACCGCACGGCAGAATGCCGGGGTGCTGGGGACTCCCGGAGCGCGGACCGTCTACGGCGGCGATCTCAACGACGAATGGCGCAGCGGGATCCGCATCAGCTTCGGCGGCTGGCTGGATGAAGATCACACCATCGGTTTCGATCATACGCTGTGGTATCTGCCGCAAAGCAACGAAAACTTCGTGGCCGGTGGCAGCGGTCCGGGTGCGTTCCCGATCTTCTCGCGGCCGTTCTTCAATGTGAACACGGGCCGAAATGACGCCGAATTGGTGTCGTTGCCGAATGTCGTTTCGGGCACTGTCGCTACCGCATCCGAAAGTGATTTCTGGGGCAGCGATGGCAACTTGGTGGCCTTGCTGGATTGCGGCTGCGATTGGCGGCTCAACGGCTTACTCGGTTGGCGCTATCAGCGTTTGGACGAGAAGTTGACCATCCGCGAAAATCTGATCGCGCTGGATAACTCGTCTCGCGTGCCGCTGGGTGCGAATCTGCAAGTGACGGATCAATTCCGCACGGAAAATCGCTTCTACGGTGGCCAACTCGGGATGTCGTATTGGAGCCGTCACGGTCGAGTGACGCTGGATCTGCGAGCGCTTGCCTCCATCGGCTTGATGCAGCAAGTGGTCGAAATCAACGGCACCACGCAAGTTGTTGCCAACGGCCAAGTTGCGCGAAACACGGGCGGTCTACTCGCCCAGCGTACCAACATCGGCCGCTACGAACGCGACCAATTCGGATTCATCCCCGAAGTCGGTGCCCGCGTGG
This DNA window, taken from Tuwongella immobilis, encodes the following:
- a CDS encoding HEAT repeat domain-containing protein; translated protein: MTIQLTSTALQQVIAALKGNDPGLREWAAFVLRTIPFANPTDAIHTFSREFETIPEFDWPYWGVLEESFEKIGTVNESASTAMPWLIRILAKKPSSYLRWQTLTFPITRVAMRGLVTLGDVSASAIEPLISTRNVWLRLNAARALGAIGEQSRSVTPSLIRMTRDPDAWIRAQSCFGLGRSRVADADVIPTLSDRMEDPDRCVRAEAWNAFQQFGVNPNESGKKLVSELVLDLRESDHHQCARTAITLSHFGEVAEEAFPSLLQLLTQDCDWTVELSIALACIAMWNKSQIKLLVDGFLRCANPVHGFWFLATLGEIVQRHGAEMPSFQREFGRSSSSTSCHPSEIVEEAKQVIQPLISRISDQKITGYLSFLPRLGADLSQARSVLEHIIFGKYDPESRASAIRSLVALSASARDGFVTLDPILLKLIDDPAHQVRLAARSSLVARAISERSGR
- a CDS encoding transcription elongation factor Spt5: MSWLIAFFLMALTAAATIAFWLQETGRNWTESTLIGAGMGVVFSDGFVSIAWHLFMRLFHGAPFHVGDRVEILTDPFQGKKAEVHRLCEGRTSVIVKLFDLDASPIQPYDWAQIRRLDNQTENLTR
- a CDS encoding BBP7 family outer membrane beta-barrel protein encodes the protein MWRGMWRTWGGRAVAVGTWLGAGLATSFAQAPMPTPSVIIDANSFLTNSDAPRFLPPSTGTVPATPTSNALEPQAPVAPAAPVAPAAPAVPAKPADAAPAKPADSKPVDLSPLTAKPTVAESVLGCGDACAPACVIPCEEPPCGPPGEIWFGAEYIGWVVQGSSTPPLVSFSPTGTARQNAGVLGTPGARTVYGGDLNDEWRSGIRISFGGWLDEDHTIGFDHTLWYLPQSNENFVAGGSGPGAFPIFSRPFFNVNTGRNDAELVSLPNVVSGTVATASESDFWGSDGNLVALLDCGCDWRLNGLLGWRYQRLDEKLTIRENLIALDNSSRVPLGANLQVTDQFRTENRFYGGQLGMSYWSRHGRVTLDLRALASIGLMQQVVEINGTTQVVANGQVARNTGGLLAQRTNIGRYERDQFGFIPEVGARVGYFLTDSLLATVGYNFMWINNVVRPGDQIDTGINPTQIPPGTLVGQPRPRFEFNDSGVWVQGISLGFEYRY